One region of Metallosphaera sedula DSM 5348 genomic DNA includes:
- a CDS encoding CbiX/SirB N-terminal domain-containing protein has protein sequence MKIGILLVLHGSRVNEWKEVAINYKDLLKNYFELVEFGFIEFNQPTLREAVEALVKMGATEIVAVPLLFAAGAHFYRDIPRLIGIDENGNVTVNEKSVKVIIARPIGIDKRVAEVLKERVEQALESPWQI, from the coding sequence ATGAAAATAGGAATTCTGCTTGTGCTTCATGGAAGTAGAGTAAATGAGTGGAAAGAGGTGGCAATAAATTACAAGGACCTTCTCAAGAACTATTTTGAATTAGTAGAGTTTGGATTTATAGAATTTAATCAACCTACTCTCAGAGAGGCCGTTGAAGCCTTGGTTAAAATGGGAGCTACGGAAATAGTAGCGGTTCCACTTTTATTCGCAGCTGGAGCCCATTTCTATAGGGACATTCCCAGACTAATTGGCATCGACGAAAACGGAAACGTGACGGTGAATGAGAAAAGCGTGAAAGTAATAATTGCTAGGCCCATAGGCATTGATAAAAGGGTTGCTGAAGTACTAAAGGAAAGGGTAGAACAGGCTCTTGAAAGCCCTTGGCAGATTTGA
- the rnhA gene encoding ribonuclease HI, with product MKALGRFDGLCEPKNPGGIATFGYVIYINGNVIEGMGLASEPWSVNSTNNVAEYTGLICLLKKMLTLGVTEARVEGDSQLVIRQLKGEYSVKSKRIIPLYEKAKELLAKFSSVEIEWIPREENKEADRITRIAFKKVLNGELKKIGCD from the coding sequence TTGAAAGCCCTTGGCAGATTTGACGGTTTATGCGAACCAAAAAATCCAGGTGGAATAGCCACATTCGGCTATGTCATCTACATTAACGGGAACGTAATAGAGGGAATGGGACTAGCCTCTGAACCTTGGAGCGTGAACTCCACTAATAACGTTGCTGAGTACACCGGTTTGATATGCTTGTTAAAAAAGATGCTGACGCTAGGTGTCACAGAGGCTAGGGTAGAAGGGGATAGTCAATTAGTGATAAGGCAACTCAAAGGGGAATACTCTGTGAAATCAAAGAGAATTATCCCCCTCTACGAGAAGGCTAAGGAGCTTCTTGCAAAATTCTCGTCAGTTGAGATTGAGTGGATACCCAGAGAAGAAAACAAGGAGGCAGATAGAATCACTAGGATAGCTTTCAAAAAGGTGTTAAACGGGGAATTAAAGAAAATAGGATGTGATTAG
- a CDS encoding 30S ribosomal protein S15, protein MNKRRANGSSHSTRPVRTGSPKWVRFSREEVEMLIEELAKKGYTPSMIGIVLRDQYGIPLAKPIIGKKVNQFLKDKGLASQIPEDLFNLIRRAVNVRRHLNEYPGDKTAKKGLEEIESKIRRLSRYYKRVEKLPQDWTYDPAKAELLVSASS, encoded by the coding sequence TTGAACAAGAGAAGAGCCAACGGCAGTTCTCACTCAACTAGGCCTGTAAGGACTGGATCGCCAAAGTGGGTTAGATTCTCAAGGGAAGAAGTGGAGATGCTCATAGAGGAGTTAGCAAAAAAAGGATATACTCCATCCATGATAGGGATAGTATTAAGGGATCAATACGGAATACCTCTAGCAAAACCCATAATTGGTAAGAAGGTTAATCAGTTCCTAAAGGATAAGGGACTGGCTTCCCAGATACCTGAAGACCTCTTTAACCTAATCAGAAGGGCTGTTAATGTGAGGAGACATCTTAACGAGTACCCTGGGGATAAGACAGCTAAGAAAGGCCTTGAAGAGATAGAATCCAAGATAAGGAGGCTATCTAGATACTACAAGAGGGTAGAGAAGTTACCTCAGGACTGGACGTACGATCCAGCGAAGGCAGAGCTATTGGTAAGCGCGTCTTCTTAA
- a CDS encoding methionine synthase: MNLPPLPTTVIGSYPRPKWLREAITLAKNGRLSREDLQEAFNDAAITVMRDHQVAGIDVPTDGEVKRDEMVEFFAERLKGFRFYGPVRVWGTAYYRKPSVVSKIEYNRPMLVDEVEFTKSITYTPYFKVTITGPYTMAYWSYNEYYKDRREMAFDLAKAINAEIRNLVEAGAPVIQVDEPAIHSSAEEVEWAVEAVNESVKGINAKLMLHICYGDYKIVAPYLNDFKVDQINFALKIYNYKPLKLFKEHGYEKEIGAGVIDVHSRNVESPEEVYKDIKRLMEYFPLEKIWINPDCGLKLLPRNIAFSKMVSMVKGVQMVREELKKSGIVGK; the protein is encoded by the coding sequence ATGAATCTTCCACCTCTTCCAACAACAGTTATAGGTAGCTATCCTAGGCCCAAATGGTTAAGGGAAGCCATAACCTTGGCAAAGAACGGAAGGCTATCGCGAGAGGATCTACAGGAAGCGTTTAACGACGCAGCTATTACCGTCATGAGAGATCACCAAGTTGCTGGGATTGATGTTCCCACAGATGGAGAAGTAAAAAGGGATGAGATGGTAGAATTCTTCGCAGAAAGACTGAAGGGTTTTAGATTTTATGGACCTGTGAGGGTATGGGGAACGGCCTATTATAGGAAACCCTCAGTAGTGTCGAAGATAGAGTATAATAGACCAATGCTTGTAGACGAAGTTGAATTTACTAAGAGTATAACTTACACTCCTTACTTCAAGGTGACAATTACTGGTCCATACACCATGGCCTACTGGTCCTACAATGAATATTATAAGGACAGGAGGGAGATGGCCTTCGATCTTGCCAAGGCGATAAACGCTGAAATAAGGAACCTAGTTGAGGCTGGAGCACCCGTGATTCAGGTAGATGAACCTGCTATACACTCTAGCGCTGAGGAGGTTGAATGGGCAGTTGAAGCTGTAAACGAATCAGTGAAGGGAATTAATGCGAAACTCATGTTGCATATATGCTACGGTGATTATAAAATAGTCGCACCATATCTAAATGACTTCAAGGTAGATCAAATAAATTTCGCATTAAAGATATATAACTATAAGCCTCTCAAATTGTTTAAGGAACACGGGTATGAAAAAGAAATAGGTGCGGGCGTTATAGACGTTCATAGCAGAAACGTAGAATCCCCAGAGGAAGTCTATAAGGATATCAAGAGACTTATGGAGTACTTCCCGCTAGAAAAGATATGGATAAATCCAGATTGTGGGTTAAAGTTACTTCCAAGAAATATAGCCTTCTCTAAGATGGTGTCAATGGTGAAAGGAGTTCAGATGGTTAGGGAAGAACTTAAAAAGAGCGGTATAGTAGGAAAATAA
- a CDS encoding uroporphyrinogen decarboxylase/cobalamine-independent methonine synthase family protein has protein sequence MIKFTISIVGSYPRAISLGKVFSRYRSGKISKEVLDKEIIKRTTSFMSLVKDVGASYTTDGLLRWDDLMDITFSYISGPTKGELMRFYDNNFYYRKPVIKGDIKAQPDEYLKSLQEDMEIAKKVGYTGKLKAVLVGPLTYTLLSDNRHYDDEELVFAYAKEVNSVMKAIPSGLAIEIHEPSFFEKGIKTSTISRLVDAYSEMVKGVNQEKHLVTYFTINPSKLDTFFKLPVDVHGLDVVENMNLLAQVYARIAKKRVFFGVLNTRNTKLERLSTIRRIVNKGYQKGATQIIVGNAAPMDFIPEIIAVRKLKLLKKLGDKS, from the coding sequence GTGATAAAGTTCACGATAAGTATAGTTGGAAGTTATCCTAGGGCAATATCACTTGGAAAAGTTTTTTCGAGATATAGATCAGGCAAGATAAGTAAGGAGGTTTTAGATAAGGAGATCATTAAGAGGACAACAAGTTTCATGTCTTTAGTTAAGGATGTGGGCGCTAGTTATACTACTGACGGGCTCTTGAGATGGGACGACTTGATGGATATAACATTTTCTTACATCTCCGGTCCAACAAAGGGCGAGTTAATGCGTTTTTATGATAATAATTTCTATTATAGAAAACCGGTGATTAAAGGCGATATTAAAGCTCAACCGGATGAGTATCTGAAGTCTCTCCAGGAGGATATGGAGATAGCAAAGAAGGTAGGATATACAGGCAAGCTGAAGGCTGTACTCGTGGGTCCCCTAACGTATACTCTCCTCAGCGATAACAGACATTATGACGATGAAGAACTGGTCTTTGCCTACGCAAAGGAAGTCAACTCTGTGATGAAGGCCATCCCAAGCGGACTTGCCATAGAAATTCACGAGCCATCTTTCTTTGAGAAGGGAATCAAGACCTCAACGATATCTAGGCTTGTGGACGCATATTCAGAGATGGTAAAGGGCGTGAATCAAGAAAAACACCTTGTCACATATTTTACCATAAACCCCTCGAAACTAGATACGTTCTTTAAGCTTCCAGTAGACGTTCATGGATTGGATGTAGTAGAGAACATGAACCTACTGGCTCAGGTCTACGCTAGGATCGCCAAGAAAAGGGTATTCTTTGGAGTACTTAACACGAGGAATACGAAACTGGAGAGATTGTCAACCATCAGGAGGATAGTTAACAAGGGTTATCAGAAAGGAGCTACACAGATAATTGTGGGAAATGCAGCACCAATGGATTTTATACCTGAGATAATTGCCGTAAGAAAGTTAAAACTTCTCAAGAAGTTGGGTGATAAGTCATGA
- the pcn gene encoding proliferating cell nuclear antigen (pcna), protein MRIAYANAMDFKTVIEALSKLIDEVTFTFTSSGLDVVAVDRAHISLIKLHFPKEAFEEFDVEDQFRFGFNTQYMLKVMASAKRKEKIEMESREESEIVIRMLGEPPREFTIRNIEVPIQELPELKLDFDVKAKITSGGFKKAVSEIATVSDSVEIDATEMEIKLRSKESTEIEVEFSKEMGGLQEIEVKKPSVSSYPSDYLEDVLVLTRLSGFLNLLFSEQKPLQLEFNMDNGGSVVYLLAPNVG, encoded by the coding sequence ATGAGAATAGCCTATGCGAACGCGATGGACTTTAAGACCGTCATAGAGGCACTCTCTAAGCTAATTGACGAGGTTACCTTTACGTTCACCTCCTCTGGGCTAGACGTAGTTGCTGTGGATAGGGCTCATATTTCACTAATCAAATTACATTTCCCCAAGGAAGCCTTTGAGGAATTCGATGTTGAGGATCAATTCAGATTTGGTTTCAATACCCAGTACATGCTAAAGGTCATGGCTAGTGCTAAGAGAAAGGAAAAGATAGAGATGGAGTCTAGGGAAGAGTCAGAGATAGTTATCAGAATGCTAGGAGAACCTCCTAGGGAATTCACTATCAGAAATATAGAAGTACCAATTCAGGAGTTACCCGAGTTAAAGCTAGATTTTGATGTAAAGGCTAAGATAACATCTGGAGGCTTCAAGAAGGCCGTTTCGGAAATAGCAACAGTAAGCGATTCGGTAGAAATAGATGCTACGGAGATGGAAATCAAGCTAAGATCTAAGGAGTCTACCGAGATAGAGGTGGAGTTTTCGAAGGAGATGGGGGGGTTGCAGGAAATAGAGGTGAAGAAACCATCAGTCTCAAGCTATCCATCAGATTACCTTGAGGATGTCCTAGTTCTAACTAGACTCTCAGGTTTCCTTAACCTCCTTTTCTCGGAACAGAAACCACTACAGTTAGAATTTAATATGGATAATGGCGGTAGTGTAGTGTACCTGCTAGCTCCCAATGTGGGGTGA
- a CDS encoding LSM domain-containing protein has translation MAETAHKLLAESVGSLVLVKLKGNKEVRGLLKSYDQHMNLVLSDSEEIQSDGEGKKMGTIVIRGDNVILISPIQQ, from the coding sequence ATGGCAGAAACTGCGCACAAACTACTCGCAGAGTCTGTTGGTAGTCTAGTGCTAGTTAAATTAAAGGGAAATAAGGAAGTGAGAGGGCTTCTTAAGAGTTATGATCAACACATGAACTTGGTTTTGTCGGATTCTGAAGAAATCCAAAGCGATGGCGAAGGGAAGAAGATGGGAACCATAGTAATAAGAGGGGATAATGTAATTCTCATCTCTCCGATTCAACAATAG
- a CDS encoding 50S ribosomal protein L37e: MKGTPSFGKMNKGGSHIRCRRCGRNSYNPTKHKCAACGFGKSKRITRYSWKTKKVNGVRLK; the protein is encoded by the coding sequence ATGAAGGGAACTCCGTCCTTTGGAAAAATGAATAAAGGAGGTAGCCATATTAGATGCAGACGATGTGGTAGAAATTCATATAACCCTACTAAGCATAAGTGCGCTGCATGTGGTTTTGGAAAATCAAAAAGAATTACAAGATATAGTTGGAAAACCAAAAAGGTAAATGGGGTAAGGTTAAAGTAA
- the speE gene encoding polyamine aminopropyltransferase — translation MEFGWSWHIEWQSSYEFHGHHIDQVLEDVTTQFQRVMVAKLTRFGKSLIIDGKVQSTVSDEYIYHETLVHPLLLSLDKPKSVLILGGGEGATLREVLKHESVNRAVMVDIDQAVIDFARKHLTEWHTGSFDDPRTTLVIDDALRYVEKTQEKFDAIVLDLTDPIMGNSSYKLYTKEFYEKLSRLVGDDGGIVTQATSPSFSLDTFSVIYNTLRSIFRKVSASITYVPSFDGLWGFVYASNKVTPSQLSPESINSLIAQRIRGKLRYYDGETHSMLFSIPKNIREKLSSEKRISTESNPVTVPA, via the coding sequence ATGGAATTCGGTTGGAGCTGGCATATAGAGTGGCAATCCTCCTATGAATTTCATGGTCATCACATAGACCAAGTATTGGAAGATGTTACTACCCAGTTTCAAAGGGTAATGGTTGCTAAGTTAACTAGGTTTGGGAAGTCGCTTATTATAGATGGGAAAGTTCAATCCACCGTATCTGACGAGTATATATATCACGAAACTCTAGTCCATCCCCTTCTTCTCTCCCTAGACAAACCTAAGAGTGTGCTAATACTAGGTGGAGGCGAAGGGGCCACATTACGTGAGGTGCTCAAGCATGAGTCTGTGAATAGGGCAGTCATGGTGGATATAGACCAGGCGGTCATAGACTTCGCGAGGAAACACCTTACTGAGTGGCATACCGGATCCTTTGATGATCCTAGGACTACGCTGGTTATTGATGATGCTCTGAGATATGTGGAAAAAACACAGGAAAAGTTTGATGCTATTGTTCTAGATCTTACGGATCCTATAATGGGTAACTCATCGTATAAATTATACACGAAAGAGTTTTATGAAAAACTTTCCAGACTGGTTGGTGATGACGGAGGTATCGTAACCCAAGCCACTTCGCCATCCTTTAGTCTGGACACGTTCTCTGTAATATATAACACACTTAGATCTATATTCAGGAAGGTTTCAGCATCGATAACCTACGTTCCATCATTCGATGGACTCTGGGGATTCGTTTATGCATCCAATAAGGTTACGCCAAGCCAACTGTCTCCTGAGAGTATAAACTCACTGATAGCGCAGAGAATAAGGGGAAAACTAAGGTACTACGATGGGGAAACCCACTCGATGCTGTTTAGCATTCCCAAGAACATAAGGGAAAAGTTATCTTCAGAGAAAAGGATATCGACGGAGTCTAACCCAGTTACTGTCCCTGCTTGA